A stretch of Triticum aestivum cultivar Chinese Spring chromosome 1D, IWGSC CS RefSeq v2.1, whole genome shotgun sequence DNA encodes these proteins:
- the LOC123179912 gene encoding subtilisin-chymotrypsin inhibitor-2B encodes MSSTDVPASTDSLAGESWQKSWPEVVGKSIKEAREIILKDKPDADIVVLPAGSPVTRDLRPNRVRIFVDTVDDTPFTG; translated from the coding sequence ATGAGCTCCACAGATGTCCCAGCTAGCACCGACAGCCTCGCCGGTGAGTCATGGCAGAAGTCATGGCCAGAGGTGGTGGGCAAGTCCATAAAGGAGGCCAGAGAGATCATACTCAAAGACAAGCCCGACGCCGACATCGTCGTGCTGCCAGCCGGGTCGCCGGTGACCCGGGACTTGAGGCCCAACCGCGTGCGCATCTTCGTCGATACCGTCGACGACACACCCTTCACTGGCTAG